One Kitasatospora sp. NBC_01266 genomic window carries:
- the glp gene encoding molybdotransferase-like divisome protein Glp — MAEEHGSTADACGAQAPGHRHWTVEEHLADVLAGVVPLPPIELQLLDAQGCRLAEDVVATGDLPPFDNSSMDGYAVRTADTIGATTRYPSVLGVVGEVAAGAAELPKVGPGQAARIMTGAPLPPGAQAVAPVEWTDGGSGSGQAADRMAAPVAGEEVRVFQDVAEGAHIRRRGSDIQAGETVLTAGTRLGPTQLGLLAAIGRGTVRVHPRPRVVVLSTGSELVQPGEPVGPGQISDSNSFTLTAAAQQAGAIAYRVGGVPDDAAVLRGVLEDQLGRADLIVTSGGVSVGAYDVVKEVFADYAGMDFRKLRMQPGKPQGFGRIGDGDAGVPLLALPGNPVSAYISFELFVRPVIRTMLGAPDIHRPVTRARCTGAVRSPAGRRQFLRGWYDGGEGTVTPVGGSDSHLVGALARANCLIVVDEDAVAVAAGERVEVVLLPD, encoded by the coding sequence ATGGCCGAAGAGCATGGCAGCACTGCGGACGCGTGTGGGGCCCAGGCTCCCGGGCACCGCCACTGGACCGTCGAGGAGCACCTCGCCGACGTGCTCGCGGGCGTCGTCCCGCTGCCGCCGATCGAACTGCAACTGCTCGACGCCCAGGGCTGCCGGCTGGCCGAGGACGTGGTCGCGACCGGCGACCTGCCGCCCTTCGACAACAGCTCGATGGACGGCTACGCGGTGCGCACCGCCGACACCATCGGCGCCACCACCCGCTACCCGTCCGTGCTCGGCGTGGTCGGCGAGGTCGCGGCGGGCGCGGCCGAGCTGCCCAAGGTCGGCCCCGGGCAGGCGGCCCGGATCATGACCGGCGCGCCGCTGCCGCCCGGCGCCCAGGCCGTCGCCCCGGTCGAGTGGACCGACGGCGGCAGCGGGAGCGGACAGGCCGCCGACCGGATGGCGGCGCCGGTGGCCGGCGAAGAGGTCCGGGTCTTCCAGGACGTCGCCGAAGGCGCGCACATCCGCCGCCGGGGCAGTGACATCCAGGCCGGTGAGACGGTGCTGACCGCCGGCACCCGGCTCGGTCCGACCCAGCTCGGGCTGCTGGCCGCGATCGGCCGGGGCACGGTGCGGGTCCACCCACGCCCACGGGTGGTGGTGCTCTCCACCGGCAGTGAGCTGGTGCAGCCCGGCGAGCCGGTGGGTCCCGGGCAGATCTCCGACTCCAACAGCTTCACCCTGACCGCCGCCGCCCAGCAGGCCGGTGCGATCGCCTACCGGGTCGGCGGGGTGCCGGACGACGCGGCCGTGCTGCGCGGCGTGCTGGAGGACCAGCTGGGCCGGGCCGACCTGATCGTCACCAGCGGCGGGGTCAGCGTCGGCGCCTACGACGTGGTCAAGGAAGTCTTCGCCGACTACGCGGGGATGGACTTCCGCAAGCTGCGGATGCAGCCGGGCAAGCCGCAGGGCTTCGGCCGGATCGGCGACGGCGACGCGGGCGTCCCGCTGCTGGCGCTGCCGGGCAATCCGGTGAGCGCGTACATCTCCTTCGAGCTCTTCGTCCGGCCGGTGATCCGCACCATGCTGGGCGCCCCGGACATCCACCGCCCGGTGACCCGGGCCCGGTGCACCGGTGCCGTGCGCTCGCCGGCCGGGCGCCGGCAGTTCCTGCGCGGCTGGTACGACGGCGGCGAGGGCACCGTGACGCCGGTCGGCGGCTCGGACTCGCACCTGGTCGGGGCGCTGGCCCGGGCGAACTGCCTGATCGTGGTCGACGAGGACGCGGTGGCGGTGGCGGCCGGCGAGCGGGTCGAGGTCGTCCTGCTGCCGGACTGA
- the sepX gene encoding divisome protein SepX/GlpR produces the protein MSSSGLIYAVIVGAWAAYLVPMWLRRQDELNEARPTERFSTAIRLLAGRSAMERRASRALGDNDPSTTTDGTPDAESADAPSGNPPGGLASGGGVPSAGSGTVPVAGLANDPAGDRRARLLARRRRMVTVLFLAFALGAIVAAVAGVAFLWAPALPALLLTLYIGHLRRLERQRYEVKLDRSRAAQAAQRVREREQARAATVVADIATVAAEVDQEHPHPRPHPHSHPRLTVAPAEPPAARQALVEATDHQEWVDGLRERAAAGPDSWEPVPVPLPTYVTAPVAPRVTRGLDLGAPGTWTSGRPAEPSHTPLFDQYETPPASRPRAAGE, from the coding sequence GTGAGCAGTAGCGGCCTCATCTACGCGGTCATCGTAGGGGCCTGGGCTGCCTATCTGGTGCCCATGTGGCTCCGCAGGCAGGACGAGCTCAACGAAGCGCGCCCGACCGAACGTTTCAGCACCGCCATCCGCCTGCTCGCCGGGCGGTCGGCGATGGAGCGCCGGGCGTCCCGGGCCCTGGGCGACAACGACCCCAGCACGACCACCGACGGCACCCCTGACGCCGAGTCGGCTGACGCGCCGTCCGGCAATCCGCCGGGCGGACTCGCGTCGGGCGGCGGCGTACCGTCCGCCGGGTCCGGCACGGTCCCCGTCGCGGGCCTCGCGAACGATCCCGCCGGTGACCGGCGGGCGCGGCTGCTGGCCCGCCGCCGGCGGATGGTCACGGTGCTCTTCCTGGCCTTCGCGCTCGGCGCGATCGTGGCCGCGGTGGCGGGCGTCGCCTTCCTCTGGGCGCCCGCGCTGCCGGCCCTGCTGCTCACCCTCTACATCGGCCACCTGCGCCGGCTGGAGCGCCAGCGCTACGAGGTCAAGCTGGACCGCTCCAGGGCCGCCCAGGCCGCCCAGCGGGTGCGCGAGCGCGAGCAGGCCCGGGCCGCCACGGTCGTGGCGGACATCGCGACGGTGGCCGCCGAGGTGGACCAGGAGCACCCGCACCCGCGCCCGCACCCGCACTCGCACCCGCGGCTCACCGTCGCCCCGGCCGAGCCGCCCGCTGCCCGCCAGGCGCTGGTCGAGGCCACCGACCACCAGGAGTGGGTGGACGGCCTGCGCGAGCGCGCGGCGGCCGGCCCCGACTCCTGGGAGCCGGTCCCGGTCCCGCTGCCCACCTACGTCACCGCCCCGGTCGCCCCCCGGGTCACCCGCGGCCTCGACCTCGGCGCCCCCGGCACCTGGACCTCCGGCCGCCCCGCCGAGCCCTCGCACACCCCGCTCTTCGACCAGTACGAGACCCCGCCCGCCAGCCGCCCCCGCGCGGCGGGCGAGTAG
- a CDS encoding GNAT family N-acetyltransferase, with translation MELREGDIVLRPIRLRDRTAWQEASRRNRDWLRRWEATVPPVPLGRVAGPRPTYRQMVRYLRREATAGRMLPFVVLYRGELVGQLTVGGITWGSMCSANVGYWVDEAVAGRGIMPISVALAVDHCFQVLGLHRVEVCIRPENRPSRRVVEKLDFRSEGVRPRYLHIDGDWRDHLVYALTADEVPEGLLERWRMR, from the coding sequence GTGGAGCTGCGCGAGGGCGACATCGTGCTGCGCCCGATCCGGCTGCGCGACCGCACGGCCTGGCAGGAGGCGAGCCGCCGCAACCGGGACTGGCTGCGCCGCTGGGAGGCCACCGTGCCGCCGGTGCCGCTGGGCCGGGTCGCCGGGCCGCGACCGACCTACCGTCAGATGGTCCGCTACCTGCGCCGCGAGGCCACCGCCGGGCGGATGCTGCCCTTCGTGGTGCTCTACCGGGGCGAGCTGGTCGGTCAGCTGACGGTGGGGGGGATCACCTGGGGCTCGATGTGCTCGGCGAATGTCGGCTACTGGGTCGACGAGGCGGTGGCCGGGCGCGGCATCATGCCGATCTCGGTGGCGCTCGCCGTGGACCACTGCTTCCAGGTCCTCGGGCTGCACCGGGTGGAGGTCTGCATCCGCCCCGAGAACCGGCCCAGCCGCCGGGTGGTGGAGAAACTCGACTTCCGCTCGGAGGGGGTGCGGCCCCGCTACCTGCACATCGACGGGGACTGGCGCGACCACCTGGTCTACGCGCTGACAGCCGATGAAGTCCCGGAAGGACTGCTGGAACGTTGGCGCATGAGGTAA
- a CDS encoding MogA/MoaB family molybdenum cofactor biosynthesis protein, translating into MRALAVTVSNRASAGVYPDRGGPLLVEGLRAMGFTVDGPRLVPDGEPVESALREAVAAGYDVVLTTGGTGISPMDLTPEMTARVIDRQIPGIAEAIRAHGREKVPTSALSRGLAGLAGLAGRTLIVNLPGSTGGVRDGLAVLEPLLAHAVDQLAGGDHPRPAQQPGGAS; encoded by the coding sequence GTGAGGGCGCTCGCGGTCACCGTCTCCAACCGTGCCTCGGCGGGGGTGTATCCGGACCGGGGCGGCCCGCTGCTGGTCGAGGGCCTGCGCGCGATGGGCTTCACGGTCGACGGCCCGCGGCTGGTGCCGGACGGCGAGCCGGTGGAGAGCGCGCTGCGCGAGGCGGTGGCGGCCGGCTACGACGTGGTGCTGACCACCGGCGGCACCGGCATCTCGCCGATGGACCTGACCCCCGAGATGACCGCCCGGGTGATCGACCGCCAGATTCCCGGCATCGCCGAGGCGATCCGCGCCCACGGGCGCGAGAAGGTCCCCACCTCGGCGCTTTCCCGGGGCCTGGCCGGCCTGGCCGGCCTGGCCGGGCGCACCCTGATCGTCAACCTGCCGGGCTCCACGGGCGGCGTGCGGGACGGTCTCGCGGTGCTGGAGCCGCTGCTCGCGCACGCCGTCGACCAGCTCGCGGGCGGTGACCACCCGCGGCCGGCGCAGCAGCCGGGGGGAGCGAGCTGA
- the moaC gene encoding cyclic pyranopterin monophosphate synthase MoaC translates to MVDVSEKASTVRTAVAAGRVRVAPRVIELLRGEGVPKGDALAVARIAGIMGAKKTPELIPLCHPIAISGVTLDLEVTDEAVEITATVRTADRTGVEMEALTAVAVAGLTVIDMVKAVDKAAAIEDVRVLTKTGGKSGDWVRGEAS, encoded by the coding sequence ATGGTCGACGTCTCCGAGAAGGCCAGCACGGTGCGCACCGCGGTCGCGGCCGGCCGGGTCAGGGTCGCCCCGCGGGTGATCGAGCTGCTGCGCGGCGAGGGCGTGCCCAAGGGGGACGCGCTGGCCGTCGCCCGGATCGCCGGGATCATGGGCGCCAAGAAGACCCCCGAGCTGATCCCGCTCTGCCACCCGATCGCGATCTCCGGGGTCACCCTCGACCTCGAAGTGACCGACGAGGCCGTCGAGATCACCGCCACCGTGCGCACCGCTGACCGCACCGGCGTCGAGATGGAGGCGCTCACCGCGGTGGCGGTGGCCGGGCTGACCGTGATCGACATGGTCAAGGCGGTCGACAAGGCCGCCGCGATCGAGGACGTCCGGGTGCTCACCAAGACCGGCGGCAAGAGCGGCGACTGGGTGCGGGGTGAGGCCTCGTGA